DNA sequence from the Parafrankia irregularis genome:
CTCCGCGGAGGTCACGCGCCTGCTGATGGCCGGCGCCGACGACGCGCTCACCGCGCTCGCCGCCCGGGTGCAGGTCGTCGCCGACGCCACCTTCGTCGCGCTCGTGCTGCACTCCGATGCGGATACGGACGACCAGGACAACCGGGATGACCGGGACGGCCGGGGTGGGCGCGGCGATCAGGGCGAAATCCGTAAAAAGGGTGAGAGTGATCACGAAAAGGGCGCGGCCGGCTACGCCCGGGTCGCCGCCGTGGTCTCGGGCTCGGTGGTCTCGGGCTCGGTGATCTCAGGCTCCGGGGTCTCGGATTCCGTGGCCCCGGATTCCGCGGGCGCGGGCGCGGCGCAGGGCGCGAAGGTCGGTCACCTCGTCCCGCTGGGACGGACCCTGACCGGCCGTGTCATCGCCGAGCGGCAGGCGCTGCGGGTCGATGACGCGGAGCTCGACGCGCTTCCCGAGGAGCGCGCCGCGAGCACCGGGCCGCTCATGGTCGTCCCGCTCGTCGCCGGCACCGACCAGTGCGGCGGGGCGCTGCTCATCGGCCGCGACCGCGGAGACCACGGATTCACGGACAGTGACCTGGACATGGCCTCCAGTTTCGCCGGGCACGTCGCCGTCGCGCTCGAACTGGCCCGCGCCAAGATGGATCAGGAGCATCTTCGCGTTCTCGCCGACCGCGGCCGAATCGCCCGGGACCTGCACGATCACGTCATCCAGCGCATGTTCGCCGTCGCGCTCGGAATGCAGGATCTCGCCCAGTACGAGAATCCGTCGAACGCGAAACGGATCAACGGGTACGTCGAGGACATCGACGCCACCATCAAGGACATCCGTCGCACCATTTTCGAGCTGCGAGGCAGGAGTGCCGTCCGGCGCGACCGCCTCCAGGCCGCTCTTGACAAGATCGCGGAGGATGTCCGGCCGGCGCTCGGGTTCGCGCCGACCGTGGCCCTCGCCGGCCCGCTGGACACCGTCGTCGACGACCAGCTCACCGACCAGCTGCTCGCCGTGGCGCGGGAGGCCCTTACCAACGTGGCGCGCCACGCCCACGCGACCAGGGTGGAGCTGCGGCTCGCCGTGGACGGGGGGAACGTCACCCTCGACGCCGTCGATGACGGCGTCGGCATCGGTGACACCGTCCGCCGCAGCGGTCTGGACAACCTGCGGGCCCGGGCCGAGAACCTGGGTGGCACCTTCGCCGTGGCGACACCGCCCGCCGGTGGAACCCATCTGCGCTGGACGGCTCCGCTTTAGCCGCCGACGCCGGCGCCGGGATGGATCATGATCCGCCGCCCCTCCGACTTCAGCTGCCGCCACTGCTCCTGAGCAAGAAATGAGGATTCTGGCTGCTGCAACCGCCGAAATTCGCACTTCTTGCGGATTATCAAGCGACTCTGCCGCCCTGTTTGCCGCAATTGGCATGAATTGCCGGCGCTGTGTGGCGGCGCGGAATCCCCGCCGGCCCGGCCCTGCGGTGGGTGGACACGGGTCACCAGCGAGATCGGCCACTGGGTGGGGTCCGCCGCTGGTGGGGTCCGCCGCTGGTGGGGTCCGCCGCTGGTGGGCCGCCGGCGTGGGAGGGCGACGGCCATCTGACGCGTCCTTCCTGTCCGATCAGGTGCGGGCGCGCCGGGACCATGGTCCCGCTACCGGCATGTCCGACGAACCGCACACGGGCAGTCCGACGACAGATGCGCCGTTCCGGCCATGATGCGAAATTTGAACTGTCAATTTCGCCTCAGCAACAAAAAGGTGGCCGGAAATGGACAGAACAATTCTTGTCGGTGTGGACGGATCCACCGGCTCCGAAGAAGCTCTGCGCTGGGCTTTCCGTGAGGCGCGGCTGCGCCGCCGGCCGGTGACCGCACTGCTGGCCTGGGGCACGGACGGATTACCGCGGGAGCTGCACCGCCGGGCCGGCCGGGCCGACCACGCCGAGCTCGAGGCCTCGGCCGTCGCGGCGCTGGACCAGGCCATCGAACGCGCCGACGCCAATGGCGTCGAGGTGCATCCGATGCTGGTCGAGGCGGCACCCGCGGTCGCGCTGGAGGAGAACGCACCAGGCGCCGAGATGATCGTCGTCGGATCGCACGGCCACGGGCCCATCACCCGGGTCCTGGCGGGCTCGGTGGCGCAGACCGTCGTCAACCACGTCCAGGTCCCCGTGGTCGTCGTCAGGGGACGAACCACGCAGCGTCCGAACGGCCAGCGTCCGAACGGCCAGCGCCCTGACAGCGAGCGGCCCGACAGCCAGCGCAGGCCGGTCGTGGTCGGCGTCGACGGTTCGGGGAACTCCGTGGGCGCGCTGCGCTGGGCCGCCCAGGCAGCGGCCCTGCGGCGGGCGCCCCTGCGGGTCGTGTTCGCGCTCGGCCGCACGGATCCGCTGTACCCGGAGCTGATGATCAGCGGGCAGGTGGACCTGCTGCGACGGGCCCAGGCGATGCTGGAGGAGACGGTGGGCAAGGGGCTTGCCAGCGCCGCGGAGGTGGCGGTCGACACCGTTGTCGCCCCGGACGCGCCCAGCGTCGCCCTGCTGCACGAGGCGGAGCTCGCGCAGCTGCTCGTCGTCGGGCGCCGCGGCCACGGCGGCTTCGCGGATCTGCTGCTCGGTTCGGTCAGCCATCAGTGCCTGCTGCACGCGGCATGCCCGGTGGCCGTCGTTCACGACGAGGCCGCAGGAGGCTGAGCGCTGGACCGTGAGTCCGTCAGGTGGAAGTCTTGGTCGCCCTGTGTGATCTTGTCGGTAGCCGGAAGGGCTCACCGACGGCGGACGTCCACCGAAACTGGAGGCGCACTGTGCCTGACCGGCCGGAGGCGGCCCCGGAGGCCGTCGACACCGCACCTGCCCGGCTGTCCAAGGCCGCGTACGAGAAGGAGCTCGTCCGGCTGCAGACCGAGCTGGTGCGGATGCAGGAGTGGCTCGTCGTCACCGGCGGCCGCCTCGTGGTTGTGATGGAGGGCCGGGACACCTCCGGCAAGGGCGGGACCATCAAGCGGCTGACCGAGCGGCTCAACCCACGGCACTACCGGGTGGTCGCCCTGGGCACGCCGACCGAGCGGGAACGGTCCCAGTGGTACTTCCAGCGCTACATCACCCATCTGCCGTCGGCCGGGGAGATCGTCTTCTTCGATCGAAGCTGGTACAACCGGGCCGGGGTGGAACGGGTCATGGGTTTCTGTACGGACGAGGAATACGACGAGTTCCTGCGGACCTGCCCGCAGCTCGAACGCGCGTTGGTCCGTTCGGGAATCACCCTGGTCAAGTACTGGCTGTCGTTGAGCGACGAGGAACAGGAGCGCCGCTTCACCGACCGGATCCGGAATCCGGAGAAGCGGTGGAAACTCTCCGATCTCGACCTGCAGGCCCGCGCCCACTGGGTCGACTACGCCGAGGCCAAGGACGAGATGTTCGCGTACACGGACATCCGGCAGGCGCCCTGGTATGTGGTCGACGCGGACGACAAGCGCAGCGCGCGGCTGAACCTCATCAGCCATCTGCTGTCGATGGTCCCGTACGAGCCGGTCCACCACCCCGAGGTGAAGCTGCCGCACCGCCAGCAGCGTGCCTACAAGCGCCCGCCGATCGACAGCCAGACCTGGGTCCCGCGCCGGTACGTCGTCGACTGATCCCCTGATAGCCGCCGTCGAGGGGGCATGCGCGGCGTCGGGGTGTCGCTGCGGTTGTTCGGCGAAGCCATCGGTCACTATCTGCGCATCAGTGGATGCGAAGGGTGTCATCCCTGGGGCTGTGTCGGGCCCGTCGGCACAGGTAGGGATGCGGGGACGGATGAGACTGTGGTCCGCGGGCCGGCGATCCGCCGCCGGGCTGGTCATGACGGCGACGCTCGCGGCGCCGGTCAGTGCCGCCCCGCCGGCCCAGGCAGCCCAGCCCGACCCGCCCGCCTCGTCCCCAGGCACGCCGCACAG
Encoded proteins:
- a CDS encoding GAF domain-containing protein; the encoded protein is MFPTVARLELDDLLSQLVERAQDVLATQSRLRGLLQANRAIVTDLRLPVLLRSIVEAATVLLGARYGALGVVAPDRTLEEFVHVGLDESEVRTIGDLPSGHGLLGLLIDDPRPRRVADISRDPGSQGFPPGHPPMRSFLGVPIMVRGEVFGNLYLTDKHDGVPFTAEDEELALALAANAGVAIANARLYHESQQRHRWMAASAEVTRLLMAGADDALTALAARVQVVADATFVALVLHSDADTDDQDNRDDRDGRGGRGDQGEIRKKGESDHEKGAAGYARVAAVVSGSVVSGSVISGSGVSDSVAPDSAGAGAAQGAKVGHLVPLGRTLTGRVIAERQALRVDDAELDALPEERAASTGPLMVVPLVAGTDQCGGALLIGRDRGDHGFTDSDLDMASSFAGHVAVALELARAKMDQEHLRVLADRGRIARDLHDHVIQRMFAVALGMQDLAQYENPSNAKRINGYVEDIDATIKDIRRTIFELRGRSAVRRDRLQAALDKIAEDVRPALGFAPTVALAGPLDTVVDDQLTDQLLAVAREALTNVARHAHATRVELRLAVDGGNVTLDAVDDGVGIGDTVRRSGLDNLRARAENLGGTFAVATPPAGGTHLRWTAPL
- a CDS encoding universal stress protein — protein: MDRTILVGVDGSTGSEEALRWAFREARLRRRPVTALLAWGTDGLPRELHRRAGRADHAELEASAVAALDQAIERADANGVEVHPMLVEAAPAVALEENAPGAEMIVVGSHGHGPITRVLAGSVAQTVVNHVQVPVVVVRGRTTQRPNGQRPNGQRPDSERPDSQRRPVVVGVDGSGNSVGALRWAAQAAALRRAPLRVVFALGRTDPLYPELMISGQVDLLRRAQAMLEETVGKGLASAAEVAVDTVVAPDAPSVALLHEAELAQLLVVGRRGHGGFADLLLGSVSHQCLLHAACPVAVVHDEAAGG
- the ppk2 gene encoding polyphosphate kinase 2 → MPDRPEAAPEAVDTAPARLSKAAYEKELVRLQTELVRMQEWLVVTGGRLVVVMEGRDTSGKGGTIKRLTERLNPRHYRVVALGTPTERERSQWYFQRYITHLPSAGEIVFFDRSWYNRAGVERVMGFCTDEEYDEFLRTCPQLERALVRSGITLVKYWLSLSDEEQERRFTDRIRNPEKRWKLSDLDLQARAHWVDYAEAKDEMFAYTDIRQAPWYVVDADDKRSARLNLISHLLSMVPYEPVHHPEVKLPHRQQRAYKRPPIDSQTWVPRRYVVD